From a single Streptomyces sp. 1331.2 genomic region:
- a CDS encoding ROK family transcriptional regulator produces MKAAPSQEEVRQHNLGALLRHVHFDGPTSRAVLAAELGLNRSTILGLVGDLAAAGLVREELPRETGRAGRPSLVVRPESTRVHVLAADLGVQRLAAALIGLGGVFLDRRECPWPDGHPQDPARVAAVLAGFAHEMLAGAPAGSSCVGVAVAVRGIVRHPDGLVSLTPNMGWKGVDFAGAFADRLRLDLPVLVANEANLGALAEHRRGIGRGSQNLVYLHGETGIGAGVIIDGELLRGQRGYAGEVGHMTVNPHRGRPCGCGARGCLEAEAGERALLEAAGRDGRVTGADAVQSVVTAADRGDVTAREALHRVGDWLGIGIANVANLFDPDLVILGGTLREVFLGSAAQVRSQINTNALAAVREKLRLRVSELGADTVLIGAAELAFAEVLTRPLETLTRTSKQLTLSEPE; encoded by the coding sequence ATGAAAGCCGCTCCTTCCCAGGAAGAGGTCCGCCAGCACAACCTGGGCGCGCTGCTGCGCCACGTGCATTTCGACGGGCCCACCTCGCGGGCTGTCCTGGCCGCCGAGTTGGGCCTCAACCGCAGCACCATCCTGGGCCTGGTCGGTGACCTGGCGGCCGCGGGCCTGGTCCGCGAGGAGTTGCCGCGCGAGACCGGCCGGGCCGGGAGGCCTTCGCTGGTCGTCCGGCCGGAGTCCACTCGCGTGCACGTCCTGGCGGCGGACCTGGGCGTGCAGCGCCTGGCGGCAGCCCTCATCGGACTCGGCGGCGTGTTCCTGGACCGGCGCGAGTGCCCCTGGCCCGACGGACACCCCCAGGACCCCGCGCGAGTGGCCGCCGTCCTCGCGGGATTCGCCCACGAGATGCTGGCCGGCGCACCGGCCGGCAGCTCGTGCGTCGGCGTCGCCGTGGCGGTACGCGGCATCGTCCGCCATCCCGACGGGCTGGTCAGCCTCACCCCCAACATGGGCTGGAAGGGCGTCGACTTCGCCGGGGCGTTCGCCGACCGGCTGCGCCTGGACCTGCCGGTCCTCGTCGCGAACGAGGCCAATCTCGGTGCGCTCGCCGAGCACCGGCGCGGCATCGGCCGCGGAAGCCAGAACCTCGTCTACCTCCACGGCGAGACGGGCATCGGCGCCGGAGTGATCATCGACGGTGAACTCCTGCGCGGCCAACGCGGATACGCCGGCGAGGTCGGCCACATGACCGTCAACCCGCACCGGGGACGGCCGTGCGGCTGCGGCGCCCGCGGCTGCCTGGAGGCCGAGGCAGGTGAGCGTGCCCTGCTGGAAGCCGCCGGCCGGGACGGCCGCGTCACCGGGGCCGACGCCGTGCAGTCGGTGGTGACCGCCGCCGACCGCGGGGACGTCACCGCACGGGAGGCTCTGCACCGCGTCGGGGACTGGCTCGGCATCGGCATCGCGAACGTCGCCAACCTCTTCGATCCGGACCTGGTCATCCTCGGCGGCACCCTCCGGGAGGTCTTCCTCGGATCCGCCGCACAGGTGCGCAGCCAGATCAACACCAATGCCCTTGCCGCGGTGCGGGAGAAACTTCGGCTGCGGGTCAGCGAACTCGGCGCTGACACCGTCCTGATCGGCGCCGCGGAACTGGCGTTCGCCGAGGTGCTCACCCGACCGCTGGAGACGCTCACCCGCACCTCGAAGCAACTGACGCTCTCCGAACCGGAGTAG
- a CDS encoding sugar ABC transporter permease: MTSALAPQKPEPPNRPTDSAEGRPPTAGLGDIGRGYLDQVRAGELGALPAVAGLVVLCVFFALLRPVFLSNLNFANLLTQSAGSIAIAMGLVFVLLLGEIDLSAGYASGVCAAVLAILLTNHGWPWYAAVAAAVLTGAVIGLLIGTLVAKVGIPSFVVTLAAFLGFQGIVLILLKEGTNISIKDPTILAIANDNLSPALGWVLLACCAAGYTALQLRRSRDRRGRGLAGTPVALLAVRTGTVVVLGGVAVYLLNQERSRNIVIGSLTGVPLVVPVIGALVLLGTFTLQRTGFGLHIYAVGGSAEAARRAGINVAFIRTAAFVICSCLAAVGGIIAASRGNSVDPNTGGSNVLLLAVGSAVIGGTSLFGGRGRVVDAVLGGLVVAVIQNGMGLMGYSSGVKYAVTGSVLLVAAGVDAMSRRRTARR; encoded by the coding sequence ATGACCTCCGCCCTCGCCCCCCAGAAGCCCGAGCCGCCGAACCGGCCCACCGACTCCGCGGAAGGCCGGCCTCCGACCGCCGGCCTGGGCGACATCGGCCGCGGCTACCTCGACCAGGTGCGCGCGGGCGAGCTCGGCGCCCTTCCCGCCGTCGCCGGCCTGGTCGTGCTGTGCGTGTTCTTCGCCCTCCTGCGCCCGGTCTTCCTGTCCAACCTGAACTTCGCCAACCTGCTCACCCAGAGCGCGGGCAGCATCGCCATCGCCATGGGGCTGGTCTTCGTCCTGCTCCTCGGCGAGATCGACCTGTCCGCCGGATACGCCAGCGGCGTCTGCGCCGCCGTCCTGGCCATCCTGCTGACCAACCACGGCTGGCCCTGGTACGCCGCAGTGGCTGCCGCCGTGCTGACCGGCGCGGTCATCGGCCTGCTCATCGGGACGCTCGTCGCCAAGGTCGGCATCCCCTCCTTCGTGGTGACGCTGGCCGCGTTCCTCGGCTTCCAGGGCATCGTCCTGATCCTGCTGAAGGAGGGCACGAACATCTCCATCAAGGACCCCACCATCCTGGCCATCGCGAACGACAACCTGAGCCCCGCCCTCGGCTGGGTCCTGCTGGCCTGCTGCGCCGCCGGGTACACGGCCCTGCAACTGCGCCGCAGCCGCGACCGGCGCGGCCGGGGCCTCGCCGGCACCCCGGTGGCACTCCTCGCCGTCCGGACCGGCACCGTCGTCGTGCTCGGCGGCGTGGCCGTGTACCTGCTCAACCAGGAGCGCAGCCGCAACATCGTCATCGGCTCCCTCACCGGCGTGCCCCTCGTCGTACCCGTGATCGGGGCCCTCGTCCTGCTGGGGACGTTCACCCTGCAGCGGACCGGCTTCGGCCTGCACATCTACGCCGTGGGCGGCAGCGCCGAAGCCGCCCGCCGGGCCGGGATCAACGTCGCCTTCATCCGCACCGCCGCGTTCGTCATCTGCTCCTGCCTGGCGGCCGTCGGTGGCATCATCGCCGCCTCCCGGGGCAACTCGGTGGACCCCAACACCGGCGGGAGCAACGTCCTGCTGCTCGCAGTCGGCAGCGCCGTCATCGGCGGCACCAGCCTGTTCGGCGGTCGCGGCCGCGTCGTCGACGCCGTGCTGGGCGGTCTGGTCGTCGCGGTGATCCAGAACGGCATGGGACTGATGGGGTACAGCTCGGGCGTCAAGTACGCTGTCACGGGATCGGTTCTGCTGGTGGCCGCCGGTGTGGATGCCATGTCCCGCCGCCGCACAGCCCGACGATGA